The following coding sequences lie in one Miscanthus floridulus cultivar M001 chromosome 9, ASM1932011v1, whole genome shotgun sequence genomic window:
- the LOC136480334 gene encoding uncharacterized protein produces the protein MVLTVTTDKQLEEGERAFMDLVLVVDTSGSMGWEGKLDKVKQTLKGIIKGEWQPKVGTTHTATNEWLRTDDRLCIITFDTKAQVVFKMNRMSEDKRNEALDKVSHMRASGDTNMKEGLEVALKEIKERTDRNDYAPAIILLSDGFENTGGSATDVDITRVRVDTIGFGTKHDRKILEDISRKSDEGGYSNSWDHNKLIQAMSSLLDFSKHVVAKNLEVTVELPRGVRVSVDSGTNRQETYQRDIQKHYKSSLQGGRTYYFLVGFYLPPAQGEGIMETVMTYHWKCRRLIRGKADEASQQGGVPIIIKRTTQGAGLRNRALVANDVVPKVVRTEETRRSHLAMIKEVRKHADAGNFYKARDTLAVGMGKLDDLQDLTNSGISIKAINFMYAEGEELFRVLESEHTYNNGGGGSYVAACISSHELQRYVARGDEGCQVRLFTTKRMRRYLDDAIELDNNMAA, from the exons ATGGTTCTGACTGTCACTACGGACAAACAACTTGAAGAGGGCGAGAGGGCGTTTATGGACCTGGTGCTTGTCGTGGATACCAGCGGGAGCATGGGCTGGGAGGGCAAGCTTGACAAGGTGAAGCAAACCTTGAAGGGGATCATCAAAGGAGAGTGGCAACCCAAGGTGGGGACGACCCACACAGCAACAAATGAGTGGCTCCGCACCGATGACCGCCTCTGCATCATCACCTTCGACACCAAGGCCCAAGTCGTGTTCAAGATGAACCGTATGAGTGAGGATAAGAGGAATGAAGCGCTGGACAAAGTCAGCCACATGCGAGCAAGCGGCGACACGAATATGAAAGAGGGCCTCGAGGTGGCCCTCAAAGAGATAAAAGAACGTACCGACCGCAACGATTACGCCCCCGCTATCATTCTCCTGTCCGACGGCTTCGAAAACACTGGTGGATCAGCTACAGATGTCGACATCACACGTGTCCGCGTCGATACGATTGGTTTTGGCACTAAGCATGATAGAAAG ATCCTCGAAGACATCTCACGAAAAAGTGACGAAGGCGGGTACAGTAATTCTTGGGACCACAACAAACTCATCCAGGCGATGTCCTCGCTGCTTGATTTCAGCAAGCACGTCGTCGCCAAGAACCTGGAGGTGACAGTGGAGCTGCCGCGGGGCGTGAGGGTGTCTGTGGACTCTGGTACCAACCGCCAAGAGACGTATCAACGTGACATTCAAAAACACTACAAGAGCTCTCTGCAGGGGGGGAGGACATACTATTTCTTGGTAGGCTTCTACCTCCCTCCAGCACAGGGAGAGGGCATCATGGAGACCGTCATGACATACCACTGGAAATGCAG GCGCTTGATTCGAGGTAAGGCCGACGAGGCTAGCCAACAGGGCGGTGTTCCAATTATAATAAAGCGCACCACCCAGGGAGCAGGTCTTCGCAACCGCGCGTTAGTTGCGAACGATGTGGTGCCGAAGGTGGTACGCACCGAGGAGACCCGCCGCAGTCACCTCGCAATGATAAAAGAGGTGAGAAAGCATGCAGATGCGGGGAATTTCTATAAGGCTCGAGACACGTTGGCAGTCGGCATGGGCAAGCTGGATGACCTCCAGGACTTGACCAACTCCGGTATCTCCATAAAAGCCATCAATTTCATGTACGCTGAGGGGGAGGAACTCTTCAGAGTGCTGGAGTCAGAGCACACGTACAATAACGGTGGTGGCGGGTCCTACGTGGCGGCGTGCATCTCATCACATGAACTCCAGCGCTACGTGGCAAGGGGCGACGAGGGCTGCCAGGTCAGGCTCTTCACCACGAAGCGCATGAGGCGCTACCTCGACGACGCCATCGAGTTGGACAATAACATGGCCGCCTGA